One part of the Candidatus Mancarchaeum acidiphilum genome encodes these proteins:
- the sufB gene encoding Fe-S cluster assembly protein SufB has product MSDLANSVLQEEKEYAEKYGFSDKLAYDEMKVGISEDVVIHISKLKNEPEWMLKKRLLGYKIFKDKPVPNWGPDLSQINYDSIYYYKKPKSSQNSDNWDKVPEEIKRTFDKLGVPEAERKFFAGGAAQYDSEVVYHHLKDDLEKRGVIFTDMDTAVKEHPDLVKKYFGSVIPPTDNKYAALNTATWSGGSFIYVPKGVKLSLPLQAYFRINAESSGQFERTLIIADEDADVTYIEGCTAPIYINSSLHAAVVELVAKKGAHIRYVTVQNWSKNVYNLVTQRAFAAENARVEWIDANIGSGANMKYPSVYLQGEGAKGEILSIAVAGDSQRQDTGGKVYHLASNTTSKIISKSISKGTGITTYRGLVHIDSRARNARSTVKCDALLLDENSKTNTYPYNEIYADDAFVSHEATVGRLGEDELFYLMSRGLSEDDAIATAVLGFIQPLVEVLPMEYSLELKRLIKMDTSNSVG; this is encoded by the coding sequence TTGTCAGATTTAGCGAATTCCGTTTTGCAAGAAGAAAAAGAATATGCAGAGAAATACGGGTTTAGCGATAAGCTCGCATACGATGAGATGAAGGTAGGGATATCTGAAGATGTGGTAATACATATATCAAAGTTGAAAAATGAGCCTGAATGGATGCTTAAGAAAAGGCTATTAGGTTACAAGATATTCAAAGATAAACCAGTCCCAAATTGGGGTCCTGACTTAAGCCAGATAAACTACGATTCAATCTATTACTACAAGAAGCCCAAGAGCAGCCAAAATTCGGATAATTGGGACAAAGTCCCAGAAGAAATAAAAAGGACTTTTGATAAATTAGGAGTCCCAGAGGCAGAAAGGAAATTCTTTGCAGGAGGCGCAGCACAATATGATTCAGAAGTGGTATACCACCACCTCAAAGATGATCTTGAAAAACGCGGTGTCATATTCACAGATATGGATACAGCGGTCAAAGAGCATCCGGATTTAGTAAAAAAATATTTCGGTTCCGTAATACCACCGACTGACAATAAATATGCGGCTCTTAATACAGCTACATGGTCCGGAGGCAGCTTCATATACGTGCCAAAAGGCGTAAAATTATCATTGCCACTGCAGGCATATTTCCGCATAAATGCAGAAAGCTCTGGGCAATTTGAAAGAACTCTGATAATAGCAGATGAAGATGCAGACGTAACTTACATAGAGGGTTGCACCGCCCCAATCTACATAAACTCATCTCTTCATGCAGCAGTAGTAGAGCTAGTGGCAAAGAAAGGTGCGCACATACGTTATGTAACAGTGCAAAACTGGTCTAAAAACGTGTATAACCTGGTAACCCAGCGTGCCTTTGCAGCAGAAAATGCAAGAGTTGAATGGATAGATGCGAATATAGGAAGCGGCGCGAACATGAAGTATCCAAGCGTATATCTACAGGGAGAGGGTGCAAAAGGGGAGATACTTTCCATAGCCGTAGCAGGGGATAGCCAGCGTCAGGATACAGGTGGAAAGGTATACCATCTTGCCAGCAATACAACTTCAAAGATTATATCTAAAAGCATCTCTAAAGGAACAGGCATAACAACGTATAGAGGTCTTGTGCACATAGACAGCCGTGCTAGGAACGCAAGGTCTACAGTGAAATGCGATGCACTTCTGCTTGACGAGAATTCAAAGACAAACACATATCCTTACAATGAGATATATGCTGATGACGCTTTTGTAAGCCACGAAGCCACTGTAGGAAGGCTTGGGGAGGATGAACTATTCTACTTAATGTCACGTGGCCTTAGCGAGGACGATGCAATAGCGACTGCAGTACTCGGTTTCATACAGCCATTGGTGGAGGTATTGCCTATGGAATACTCGTTGGAGCTTAAAAGGCTTATAAAGATGGATACAAGCAATTCGGTGGGATAA
- a CDS encoding DUF192 domain-containing protein, with protein MLRFLKRFQRYQEKLIAIGDIELNAVIADNFIKRMIGLMYRDSLKENSCMLFIFDSAGKLGIWMYNMKFPIDVLWIDKNMAIIDIKENLQPCRSIFNCDIAYPKANSKYIIELNAGYVKSHDIKLGTKINLE; from the coding sequence ATGCTCAGATTTTTAAAAAGATTTCAGAGGTATCAAGAGAAACTTATTGCGATTGGGGATATAGAGCTCAATGCGGTAATTGCTGACAATTTCATAAAGAGAATGATAGGCTTAATGTACCGGGATTCTTTGAAAGAAAACAGCTGCATGCTTTTCATTTTTGATTCGGCAGGAAAACTTGGAATATGGATGTATAATATGAAGTTCCCGATTGATGTTCTTTGGATAGATAAAAATATGGCTATTATAGATATTAAAGAAAATCTGCAACCTTGCAGAAGCATATTCAATTGCGATATCGCATACCCTAAAGCTAACTCAAAATATATAATAGAATTGAATGCTGGATATGTTAAATCTCACGATATAAAATTAGGTACAAAAATTAATTTGGAATAA
- a CDS encoding RNA-guided endonuclease InsQ/TnpB family protein yields MEMIRAYKFRIYPDAKRQKEIDLQLLLSKEFYNLLLEKSIKSYKGGNKKLSMSTLNKFAKEIEKDKRFLQIYSQVRCEIKYRVLKAYKNFFRRINEKKQGKKVKAGFPRFKSKDRYYSITYPQDNGSFSIKKKGKKHMLRVSKLSGRIEIESHRPIEGKIKTLTIKKKAEEYFAIFTTITETEPPKIEDTDPVGIDMGLHSFVTTSDGMKTEKPKFVRKPVKHIARWQRKIARREKGSERREKAKQHLQNEWEHVAEQSNDFARKLSSKLVNSGYTSFAVEGLHIQNMVKNHNLAQSIYNASWNRFIQMLSYKAESAGMKVIKVDAKDTTQECSNCHHIKEGNERLTLGDRIYHCNVCGLTIDRDINASINILKRATLGQRGSHAQREGVRPQREAVLEELRTDKTHPLQDAVTA; encoded by the coding sequence ATGGAAATGATAAGGGCCTACAAGTTCAGGATCTACCCTGACGCAAAAAGGCAAAAAGAGATAGACCTGCAACTTTTGCTTTCAAAAGAATTCTACAACCTGCTTCTTGAAAAGTCGATAAAATCATATAAAGGAGGTAACAAGAAGCTTTCGATGTCAACCCTGAACAAGTTTGCCAAGGAGATAGAGAAGGACAAGAGATTCCTTCAAATATACTCACAGGTGCGTTGCGAAATAAAATATCGTGTCTTGAAGGCATACAAGAATTTCTTCAGAAGGATAAATGAAAAGAAGCAGGGCAAGAAAGTGAAGGCGGGCTTTCCCCGTTTCAAATCAAAAGACAGGTATTACAGCATAACCTACCCGCAAGACAACGGCTCTTTCAGTATAAAAAAGAAAGGCAAAAAGCACATGCTCAGGGTTTCCAAACTGAGTGGAAGAATAGAAATAGAGTCGCACAGACCAATAGAAGGCAAGATAAAAACACTTACAATAAAGAAAAAGGCTGAAGAATATTTTGCAATCTTTACCACAATCACAGAGACTGAACCTCCAAAAATTGAAGACACGGATCCTGTCGGTATAGATATGGGTTTGCATTCTTTTGTCACAACTTCTGACGGCATGAAGACGGAGAAGCCAAAGTTTGTGAGAAAACCTGTGAAGCACATTGCGAGATGGCAAAGAAAAATTGCGAGAAGGGAAAAAGGCTCTGAAAGAAGAGAGAAGGCAAAGCAGCATTTGCAAAATGAATGGGAACATGTTGCAGAGCAATCCAATGACTTCGCTCGCAAACTTTCTAGTAAATTAGTAAATTCGGGATATACCTCATTTGCAGTAGAAGGCCTTCATATTCAAAATATGGTAAAAAATCACAATCTTGCACAGTCAATTTATAATGCTTCATGGAACAGATTCATTCAAATGCTTTCATACAAGGCTGAAAGTGCTGGTATGAAGGTAATAAAGGTAGACGCAAAAGATACGACACAGGAATGTAGCAACTGCCATCATATAAAGGAAGGCAATGAAAGACTGACATTAGGGGACAGAATATACCACTGTAACGTCTGTGGACTGACAATAGACAGGGATATAAACGCGTCAATAAACATACTCAAAAGAGCTACCCTCGGACAGAGGGGAAGTCACGCTCAGAGAGAGGGTGTAAGACCTCAAAGGGAGGCAGTTCTCGAGGAACTGAGAACCGATAAAACACATCCTTTGCAGGATGCAGTGACTGCATGA
- a CDS encoding UbiX family flavin prenyltransferase: MDNIETYLVMSRSGARVMKYELGVNMKDVEDLADFSYEEGNFMAPIASGSFKLDGVLVAPCSMKTLSGIANGYEDNLIIRVASIALKEKRWKLVIMPRESPLSVIHLKNLLAVAEAGAIVMPPFPQFHFNKVSGKSHTL, translated from the coding sequence ATGGACAACATAGAGACCTATTTAGTAATGAGCAGGTCTGGGGCCAGGGTTATGAAATACGAGCTAGGTGTAAATATGAAAGATGTTGAAGATCTTGCAGACTTCAGCTATGAAGAGGGAAACTTTATGGCACCTATAGCCAGCGGATCTTTCAAGCTTGATGGTGTTCTTGTTGCACCTTGCTCTATGAAAACCTTATCTGGTATAGCAAATGGATACGAGGACAACTTGATAATACGTGTAGCATCAATTGCCCTAAAAGAGAAGAGATGGAAGCTTGTAATAATGCCAAGAGAGTCCCCGTTGAGTGTAATACACCTCAAAAATCTGCTTGCAGTGGCAGAAGCAGGTGCAATAGTAATGCCCCCGTTTCCGCAATTCCATTTTAACAAAGTGAGCGGGAAATCCCACACGCTTTAG
- a CDS encoding proteasome assembly chaperone family protein, whose amino-acid sequence MIDIKLLDKKADFQGYSFIEGFPGIGLVGPMAINYMIDKLDMDYCGYLDSDKFPPLIAIHDSIPMPPIRIYCSKKYKLVTIFAEFQIPMDLIYELSAKLNEFIKENKISRIFSVNGMPYKDDSQDATALKDPNVAFGMVSKKNLISELKKYNISPVNEGVATGISAMMMTKALNDNIDDITLLIPVNPNLIDPKYAESAIKYINQLVGLDINTDELEKESKEVEAKIKDLLKKNKDTHQTYKNSYNDSGLSMYA is encoded by the coding sequence ATGATAGATATTAAGTTATTAGATAAAAAGGCAGATTTCCAAGGTTATTCGTTTATAGAAGGATTTCCAGGAATAGGGTTGGTGGGCCCTATGGCTATAAATTATATGATAGACAAACTTGACATGGACTATTGCGGCTACTTGGATTCGGATAAATTCCCGCCACTTATAGCAATACACGATTCTATCCCAATGCCTCCAATAAGAATTTATTGCTCTAAAAAATACAAGCTTGTTACCATATTTGCAGAATTCCAGATACCTATGGATCTTATATATGAATTGAGCGCAAAGTTGAATGAATTCATAAAGGAGAATAAGATATCAAGGATATTTTCAGTAAATGGGATGCCTTACAAGGATGACAGCCAGGATGCAACTGCTTTAAAAGATCCCAATGTGGCTTTTGGTATGGTATCCAAAAAGAACTTGATCAGTGAATTAAAAAAATATAATATATCGCCGGTTAATGAAGGTGTTGCGACAGGTATAAGTGCAATGATGATGACAAAGGCATTGAATGACAACATAGATGACATAACCTTGTTGATACCGGTAAATCCTAATTTGATTGATCCAAAATATGCGGAATCTGCCATAAAATACATTAACCAGCTGGTAGGTCTTGACATAAACACGGACGAACTTGAAAAAGAGTCAAAGGAGGTTGAAGCAAAGATAAAGGATCTTTTGAAAAAGAACAAGGACACACATCAGACATACAAGAATTCATACAATGACAGCGGACTATCAATGTATGCTTGA